In Myxocyprinus asiaticus isolate MX2 ecotype Aquarium Trade chromosome 32, UBuf_Myxa_2, whole genome shotgun sequence, one genomic interval encodes:
- the LOC127422979 gene encoding forkhead box protein L3-like: MFDNSQYPYNCFNYDGDGYPSCGSDEEKKVCRPAYSYIALIAMAIQQSPENKVTLSGIYEFIMKRFPYYRSNQRAWQNSIRHNLSLNSCFIKVPRTEGNEKGKGNYWTFATGCESMLDLFENGNFRRRRRRRNLKMGLKEPMEPFIAMDIYQGAVVRSMDSDSLCPVNTSRRPAQINPPLSKPEPEIKFSIDYILSTPDPLPGFRATNRVAGAVIHHLEPQHLNLHFWTM; encoded by the exons ATGTTTGACAACTCGCAATATCCTTATAACTGTTTTAACTATGATGGCGATGGATACCCCTCATGTGGCTCAGATGAAGAGAAGAAAGTGTGTCGACCGGCTTACAg ctaCATTGCACTAATAGCAATGGCTATACAACAGAGTCCGGAGAACAAAGTTACCCTATCAGGAATCTACGAGTTCATCATGAAGAGATTTCCTTATTACAGATCCAACCAGAGGGCTTGGCAAAACTCAATTCGTCATAACCTTTCTTTAAACAGCTGCTTCATAAAG GTGCCCCGAACAGAAGGTAATGAGAAAGGAAAAGGTAATTACTGGACGTTTGCCACAGGCTGCGAGTCCATGCTGGACCTCTTTGAAAATGGCAACTTTCGCCGCCGCCGCCGCAGACGCAACTTAAAAATGGGCCTCAAGGAGCCAATGGAACCTTTTATTGCCATGGACATTTATCAGGGTGCTGTAGTAAGATCCATGGATTCAGATTCTCTCTGCCCTGTGAACACTAGTCGTAGACCGGCCCAAATCAACCCACCCCTCAGCAAACCTGAGCCTGAGATCAAATTTAGCATTGACTACATTCTCTCCACTCCGGACCCTCTTCCTGGGTTCAGAGCCACTAACAGAGTAGCTGGAGCTGTGATCCATCACCTGGAGCCACAACATCTAAATCTACACTTCTGGACCATGTAA